The following coding sequences lie in one Apium graveolens cultivar Ventura chromosome 3, ASM990537v1, whole genome shotgun sequence genomic window:
- the LOC141715022 gene encoding uncharacterized protein LOC141715022 encodes MGTNETPFKLAYGTEARIPIKTGSPSHRVINFDEISNIEGLKTNLELLDEVRDKAVKRMEGYKEKTKLYFAMKAKIREYEAGDLVLRHTEASDPTNQENMQPNWEGPYIVKEVLHPGTYKLSYLGRTEVPNTWHGARLRIFYQ; translated from the coding sequence ATGGGAACCAATGAAACCCCCTTCAAACTTGCATACGGCACCGAAGCTCGCATACCAATCAAAACCGGGTCCCCCTCCCACAGGGTCATCAACTTTGACGAGATCTCAAACATCGAAGGACTCAAGACCAACCTGGAGCTCCTAGACGAGGTAAGAGACAAGGCAGTAAAAAGGATGGAAGGCTACAAAGAAAAGACAAAGCTCTACTTCGCGATGAAGGCAAAAATCAGAGAGTATGAAGCGGGAGACTTGGTACTCCGGCACACCGAGGCCTCGGACCCAACCAATCAAGAAAATATGCAACCTAACTGGGAAGGCCCCTATATTGTTAAGGAAGTGCTCCAcccaggaacctacaagctaaGCTATCTCGGCAGAACCGAAGTCCCAAACACTTGGCACGGAGCCCGCCTAAGGATATTCTACCAGTAA